A window of Adhaeribacter arboris genomic DNA:
AATGCGAAATAATGCCTGGATTATAGCCCCGGCAGCTTTGCGCAATATTTAAGTCGGTAATTTCGGGAATAACGGTAGTGCCGGTATTATTGCCATCGGCAATAACCAGGTGTTTCTTATTTTCTTCGCGAATGGCTTCCGAAGCTGCTTTGGCTACTTTGCGGTAAACTTCGCCGGGTACGGTGCTACGTTTAGAATGCTGGTCGTTCATGTCTTCGCGCATGCTGGGCTCATTGAGTAAATCGAAGCTTATTTTCTTATCCGACACATTTTTGTACCGTTTGGCCCACATTTTCCAGTGAAAACAAAATGCATCTAAAGCCGCCTGGTCGGTCCATAAATTATAAGGCTCGTTAAACCCGGCATTCACGCAGTAACCGGGCGCCCGGTGTAAATTTAAACTTACGTGCATTTTGTATTTGTGCGCCATTTGCACCAGGTTATCAATTTTATCTACCTGCCTTTCGTCTATTTTGTACACTTCGTCGGGCGTAATAGTGCGGCTGCGATCAATATCTAAATAATAGGGGTACGCCATTGGTAACCGCACAAAATCAAAGCCCCAATCCGACATCCATTTAAAGTATTCTTCGGGGGTTGCCTGGCGGGTACGAGTGGGGTCCGGCGAAAAGAAATCGAGCAGGTTAAATCCTTTCCACTTCGGAAGCTTGTTCTTGTTTTTCTTGGTCTTTTCTTCTAAGCCAGCGAAGGCACTACTGCCAACCAGGCCCAGGCCGGCCGTAAGAAGACCGGTTTTTTTAATGAAATCGCGGCGGCCATTAGGTAATTCGTGTTGCATCTTCTCTTCTATGTGTTAATTTAAGTGGGTAATTCTGATCCTGTCTGGAATATACACATTAAAATTTAATACTTTAAAATAGGAAAGAGCGAAAAGTAAAAATAATAAGTTCCCGAACCAGGACAGGATTTTAGCCTGCAGCAGTCCTAAAAACTTTACGAAAGCAGCGGGTAAAACCATAATGCTTTGAAAATGATGTAATAAAATAAAGATGTTTGAGCAGTAGAATAGAAATAAAGTAGTTGTTGGTTATTTAGTAGTTTGGGCGACAATCTTCTGGGATTCTATACACTTGTAAAAGAGATATTTTAACCTAATTTTGCCCGGGTACTTAAATGGTATCAAGTTTAACTATTTCCTGAATTTATCTGCCGGTAGCTTTCATGAAATGGGGCGCCTAAACCCAATTTAGCCAACTATAAACCATAACGCTTATGATTTCGGAATTACTAGCTATTTACGAACGGGATATTAATCGCCTAAAAACTGAAATAGAATCATTTCGGGAGGAAGAAAACCTCTGGAAACTAGCGGGTCAGGTGAAAAATACGGCCGGTAATTTAGGCTTACACCTGGTAGGAAACCTGAAAACGTACATCGGTAAAAACCTGGGCGACTTTGACTACGTCCGCAACCGCGAAGCTGAGTTTAATTTGAAAAATGTACCAAAAGTACATTTACTGCAACAAATCGACGAAACGAAACAGGTTGTTAGGGCGGCTTTGCAGAAATTAGAGAAATCGCAGCTCGAAGAAATTTACCCGGAAGAAACCTTAGGTTATCCCATGACTACTGGTTTTTTTCTGATCCATTTAGCCGCCCATCTTTCCTATCATCTAGGCCAGATAAACTACCTCCGCCGAATAGTAGAATAATACTTATTAATCTGTTACAGGAACGAAGCGGTAAACTGTTTGTGGCCGGG
This region includes:
- a CDS encoding glycoside hydrolase family 5 protein, producing the protein MQHELPNGRRDFIKKTGLLTAGLGLVGSSAFAGLEEKTKKNKNKLPKWKGFNLLDFFSPDPTRTRQATPEEYFKWMSDWGFDFVRLPMAYPYYLDIDRSRTITPDEVYKIDERQVDKIDNLVQMAHKYKMHVSLNLHRAPGYCVNAGFNEPYNLWTDQAALDAFCFHWKMWAKRYKNVSDKKISFDLLNEPSMREDMNDQHSKRSTVPGEVYRKVAKAASEAIREENKKHLVIADGNNTGTTVIPEITDLNIAQSCRGYNPGIISHYKAPWANKDPENLPEPKWPGQVGDKYLSRALLEEFYRPWIELVNSGVGVHCGECGSWNKTPHDVFLAWFGDVLSILSENGIGFAVWEFSGDFGVLNSGRADVAYEDWHGQKLDRKMLNLLSKV
- a CDS encoding DinB family protein, whose product is MISELLAIYERDINRLKTEIESFREEENLWKLAGQVKNTAGNLGLHLVGNLKTYIGKNLGDFDYVRNREAEFNLKNVPKVHLLQQIDETKQVVRAALQKLEKSQLEEIYPEETLGYPMTTGFFLIHLAAHLSYHLGQINYLRRIVE